One window of Dyadobacter sandarakinus genomic DNA carries:
- a CDS encoding efflux RND transporter permease subunit, with translation MNKFIRGIVGFSLKNRFFIFFLTGLMIVAGIVSYRSTPLEAFPDVTNTQIIIVSQWHGRSAEEIERFVTQPVEIAMNSVQRKANVRSVTMFGLSVIKIIFDDDVEDFFARQQVYNQLRTVSLPEGVEPEVQPPYGPTGEIFRYSLESKDRDSRDLLTLQNWVIDRQLRSVPGVADVVAFGGREKIYEVQVNPTKLTKYNITPLEVYQAVTKSNVNVGGDVIEKNAQAYVVRGIGLLESVQDIQNIIVEYVKDYPVLVKDVADVRESDLPRVGQVGLGSRDDVVEGIVVQRKGENPSEVLGRIKEKIHELNTKVLPPDVKMVTFYDRDNLIEFCANTVKHNLVEGIVFVTVIVFLFMADWRTTMIVSIIIPLALLFAFTCLRLKGMSANLLSMGAIDFGIIIDGAVVMVEGIFVTLDHLAHRKGMARYNTLSKLGLIKKTGGELGKAIFFSKLIIITALIPIFSFQKVEGKMFSPLAYTLGFALLGALFYTLTLVPVLCSFLLNKNVKEKNNPIVNFFNRIVTNGFEWCFRRKKISIIAASVFMGISLFSATLLGTEFLPQLNEGALWVTAELPMSMSLPESVKMAHDIRADLSTFPEVRQVLSQVGRSNDGTDPNGFYFCQFQVDLVPKSEWKRKISVEQLTDEMNKRLSVYPGVLYNYSQPIVDNVAEAVAGYKASNGIKIFGNDLEELEKYATIAMGAVKNVDGIKDLGLIRNIGQPEISVVLHDHKMAQYGVSTADAQAVIEMAIGGKTASILYEGERKFDIRLRYQEQYRRDEQDLQQLMVPTMTGSKIPLKEISTIRKVTGPAFVYRDNNKRFIGVKFSVRGRDLGSTIAEAQQRVKAKLTDLPKGYSVEWVGEFENQVRATERLGQVVPISLVGIFILLFIMFSNAKDAGLVLVNVPFALIGGILALHVTHMNFGISAGVGFIALFGLCVQNGVILISVFNKNLAERMSLDDAIREGVKSRIRPVVMTALMAAIGLFPAATSTGIGSETQKPLAIVVIGGLITATVLTLLIFPIIYRFFNLRSAGRMGRMTGSRE, from the coding sequence ATGAATAAATTCATCCGGGGGATCGTTGGATTTTCCCTAAAAAACCGCTTTTTCATTTTTTTCCTGACCGGGTTGATGATCGTGGCTGGTATTGTCAGTTACCGCAGCACGCCGCTGGAAGCTTTTCCCGATGTCACCAATACCCAGATCATTATCGTCTCGCAGTGGCACGGGCGCAGTGCCGAGGAGATTGAGCGTTTTGTAACCCAGCCCGTCGAAATTGCAATGAACTCGGTGCAGCGCAAGGCCAATGTCCGCAGTGTTACGATGTTCGGATTGTCTGTCATCAAGATCATTTTTGATGACGATGTGGAGGATTTTTTCGCCCGGCAGCAAGTGTACAACCAGCTTCGTACCGTATCGTTGCCGGAGGGGGTAGAGCCTGAGGTACAGCCTCCCTACGGACCTACGGGTGAGATTTTCAGGTATTCGCTGGAAAGTAAAGACCGGGACAGCCGCGATTTGCTCACACTTCAGAACTGGGTGATCGACCGTCAGCTGAGGAGTGTGCCCGGTGTGGCAGACGTGGTTGCATTTGGCGGACGCGAAAAGATATATGAGGTTCAGGTGAACCCTACCAAGCTTACCAAGTATAACATAACTCCTCTTGAAGTGTACCAGGCAGTTACCAAGAGCAACGTAAATGTGGGTGGCGATGTGATCGAGAAGAATGCACAAGCTTACGTTGTTCGAGGTATCGGCCTGCTCGAATCCGTGCAGGATATTCAGAATATCATTGTGGAGTATGTAAAAGATTACCCTGTACTGGTGAAGGACGTGGCCGATGTGCGCGAGTCGGACCTGCCGCGGGTAGGACAGGTGGGGCTCGGCTCACGTGATGACGTCGTGGAAGGCATTGTGGTACAGCGAAAAGGAGAGAATCCGAGCGAGGTATTGGGACGGATCAAGGAGAAGATCCATGAGCTGAACACCAAAGTACTGCCGCCTGACGTCAAAATGGTTACTTTTTACGATCGCGATAATCTCATTGAGTTTTGTGCCAATACCGTGAAGCACAACCTCGTGGAAGGGATCGTGTTTGTGACCGTGATCGTATTCCTGTTCATGGCCGACTGGCGCACAACCATGATTGTTTCCATCATCATCCCGCTGGCGCTGCTCTTTGCATTCACCTGCCTGCGTCTCAAAGGGATGTCTGCCAACCTGCTTTCCATGGGTGCGATCGACTTCGGGATTATTATTGACGGGGCTGTGGTCATGGTGGAGGGGATTTTCGTGACGCTTGATCACCTGGCACACCGAAAGGGCATGGCGCGGTATAATACCTTATCCAAGCTCGGCCTGATCAAAAAGACGGGCGGCGAGCTGGGTAAGGCTATATTCTTTTCCAAGCTGATCATCATCACGGCTTTGATCCCCATTTTCAGTTTTCAGAAAGTGGAAGGTAAAATGTTCAGTCCGCTGGCCTATACACTGGGTTTTGCTTTGCTGGGTGCATTGTTCTACACGCTTACCCTGGTGCCGGTGCTTTGTTCTTTTTTGTTAAATAAAAATGTAAAAGAAAAGAACAACCCTATCGTCAACTTCTTCAACCGGATCGTTACCAATGGTTTTGAATGGTGTTTCAGACGAAAAAAGATCAGCATCATAGCCGCCTCGGTTTTCATGGGAATATCCCTGTTTTCGGCTACGCTGCTCGGTACCGAGTTTTTGCCCCAGCTCAATGAAGGTGCATTGTGGGTGACCGCCGAGCTGCCGATGAGCATGTCCCTGCCCGAAAGTGTAAAAATGGCGCACGATATCCGTGCAGACCTCTCGACTTTCCCGGAAGTAAGACAGGTACTCTCGCAGGTGGGACGCTCCAATGACGGTACCGACCCCAACGGTTTTTACTTCTGCCAGTTCCAGGTTGACCTTGTTCCCAAGAGCGAGTGGAAGCGGAAGATCAGCGTGGAGCAGCTCACAGACGAAATGAACAAGCGCCTCAGCGTATATCCAGGCGTGCTTTACAACTATTCGCAGCCGATCGTCGATAACGTGGCCGAAGCAGTAGCCGGTTACAAGGCCAGCAATGGAATCAAGATTTTTGGGAATGACCTGGAAGAGCTGGAAAAGTACGCCACCATCGCAATGGGTGCTGTGAAGAATGTGGATGGTATCAAGGACCTGGGTCTCATCCGGAACATCGGCCAGCCCGAGATCAGTGTGGTGTTGCATGATCATAAAATGGCGCAGTACGGCGTAAGCACCGCAGATGCCCAGGCAGTGATTGAAATGGCCATCGGCGGGAAAACAGCCTCCATTTTGTACGAAGGGGAAAGGAAGTTCGACATCCGGCTGCGTTACCAGGAGCAGTACCGCCGCGATGAGCAGGATCTTCAGCAGCTGATGGTACCCACGATGACGGGCAGCAAAATCCCGCTCAAAGAAATTTCCACAATCCGTAAGGTAACGGGTCCTGCGTTTGTATACCGTGATAACAACAAGCGTTTCATTGGCGTGAAGTTTTCGGTGCGCGGCCGCGACCTGGGCAGTACCATTGCGGAGGCACAGCAGCGGGTAAAAGCCAAGCTGACCGATTTGCCCAAAGGATACTCGGTGGAGTGGGTAGGTGAATTTGAGAACCAGGTACGCGCTACCGAGCGGCTCGGTCAGGTAGTGCCGATCAGCCTTGTAGGTATTTTTATCCTTCTTTTTATCATGTTCAGCAATGCCAAGGATGCAGGGCTGGTGCTGGTCAATGTACCTTTTGCATTGATCGGTGGAATCCTGGCGCTGCATGTAACCCATATGAACTTCGGAATTTCGGCAGGTGTGGGATTCATCGCGCTCTTCGGGCTTTGTGTGCAGAACGGGGTCATACTGATCTCGGTGTTCAACAAGAACCTGGCTGAACGGATGTCGCTGGACGATGCCATCCGGGAGGGCGTCAAGTCCAGGATCAGGCCTGTGGTGATGACGGCCCTCATGGCGGCGATAGGCTTGTTTCCTGCTGCTACTTCCACGGGGATAGGCTCTGAAACGCAAAAGCCCCTGGCGATTGTGGTTATCGGCGGGTTGATCACTGCCACCGTGCTGACCTTACTGATCTTCCCCATTATTTACAGATTTTTCAATCTCCGGAGTGCCGGGAGAATGGGCAGGATGACGGGTAGCAGGGAATAG
- a CDS encoding response regulator: MKIVIIEDENELGVLMRNFLLRQLDLKSSESAVMLTSTLSEGLRCIKESDPDWIFIDNNLPDGKGIDNIIAIKKMGVMKRSRIVMMSAMTNLRDQALRIGVDYFMEKPISFEEIRKMASIMTQI, from the coding sequence ATGAAAATTGTAATTATAGAAGATGAAAATGAATTGGGGGTGTTGATGCGCAATTTTTTACTTAGGCAGTTAGACTTGAAATCGTCGGAATCGGCAGTAATGTTAACCTCTACTTTATCTGAGGGGTTGCGTTGCATCAAAGAGTCAGATCCCGATTGGATCTTCATAGACAACAATCTGCCCGATGGTAAAGGGATTGATAACATCATTGCGATCAAGAAAATGGGCGTGATGAAACGCTCGCGCATTGTCATGATGAGTGCTATGACGAACCTCCGCGACCAGGCCCTGCGCATTGGTGTAGACTACTTTATGGAAAAACCGATCAGTTTCGAAGAGATCCGTAAAATGGCGTCCATAATGACGCAGATATAA
- a CDS encoding hybrid sensor histidine kinase/response regulator has product MNNKTIRVLLVDDDEDDYFLTREYFNDLVNWKFDITWCSTFKLAQEHIRQHKYDLYLFDYLLGENTGIDLIELACQFECEEPIILLTGKGDTKIAVEALRLGAADYLIKSELDAEKLERSIRYALERTSVMKALKHSERRYRRIFEESNDFLFICDLSGSIIDLNTSASAFTGFSEEELKRKTILEVIEDSQFDVLWRNIEDQPIHDYEVKVLTKDGDRKYCLFSASVEIDEGSPYIQGRLHDMTARKQSEKERLFSEKMAVTNRLVRMLAHEVRNPLTNVNLSAEQLEMELVDDDQKFYTQIIKRNCNRINDLITQLLQPSNTLDVNLVESPIHAVLVDAIGAALDRVQLKRIQIVNEFADDDLIIPLDPVSLQMAFLNLITNAIEAMEEDRGILRISTRFLGDGIQVIFEDNGSGIAEEHIERIFEPYFTGKDNGMGIGLSTTMSIIHAHHGKIDVQSSLGTGTTFTIHFQPPK; this is encoded by the coding sequence ATGAATAATAAAACCATACGGGTTCTTCTGGTCGATGACGATGAAGACGACTATTTCCTGACCAGGGAGTACTTTAACGACCTGGTCAACTGGAAATTCGATATTACCTGGTGCTCAACCTTCAAACTCGCCCAGGAACATATTCGCCAACACAAATACGATCTTTATCTGTTTGATTACCTGCTCGGTGAAAATACGGGCATCGACCTGATCGAGCTGGCCTGCCAGTTTGAGTGTGAGGAGCCGATTATTTTGCTGACAGGAAAAGGGGATACCAAAATCGCGGTGGAGGCATTGCGCCTTGGTGCTGCCGACTACCTGATCAAAAGTGAGCTGGATGCCGAGAAGCTGGAAAGAAGCATACGCTATGCCCTTGAAAGAACCTCGGTGATGAAAGCCTTGAAGCATAGTGAACGCAGGTACCGCCGTATTTTCGAGGAGTCCAATGATTTCCTGTTCATCTGTGACCTTTCCGGCAGTATTATTGACCTTAATACCTCAGCGAGTGCATTTACAGGGTTTTCTGAAGAAGAACTCAAACGCAAAACCATTCTTGAAGTCATTGAGGATTCACAGTTTGATGTGCTCTGGAGAAACATTGAAGATCAGCCCATTCACGATTACGAGGTAAAAGTACTGACCAAAGACGGAGACCGTAAATACTGCCTGTTTTCTGCATCTGTGGAAATTGACGAAGGCAGCCCGTATATACAGGGCCGGCTTCATGATATGACTGCCCGGAAGCAATCGGAGAAGGAGCGCCTGTTTTCAGAAAAGATGGCAGTGACCAACCGGCTCGTCCGCATGCTTGCACACGAAGTACGCAATCCGCTGACCAACGTGAACCTGTCGGCCGAGCAGCTTGAAATGGAGCTGGTAGATGATGATCAGAAGTTTTACACGCAAATTATCAAGAGGAACTGTAACCGGATCAATGACCTGATTACCCAGTTACTGCAGCCTTCCAATACCCTCGACGTAAACCTGGTCGAAAGTCCGATACATGCAGTACTTGTGGACGCCATTGGTGCAGCGCTGGACCGGGTACAGCTCAAACGCATACAGATTGTTAACGAGTTTGCTGACGACGACCTGATCATACCTTTGGATCCTGTATCATTGCAGATGGCCTTCCTGAACCTGATCACCAATGCGATCGAAGCCATGGAGGAAGACAGGGGCATTTTGCGCATCAGCACCCGGTTCCTGGGTGATGGTATCCAGGTTATTTTTGAAGATAACGGTTCCGGGATTGCAGAAGAACACATTGAGCGCATTTTCGAACCCTATTTTACGGGTAAAGACAATGGCATGGGCATTGGTCTTTCTACGACCATGAGCATTATCCATGCCCACCATGGCAAGATAGACGTACAGTCGAGCCTGGGCACGGGTACTACCTTCACCATCCATTTTCAGCCACCCAAATAG
- a CDS encoding efflux RND transporter periplasmic adaptor subunit: MKNSLYIVILATACTWLTSCEKKTDAPVDSKAFMLSDTMMHRIKLDTVITEPVRNELTLVGKVVPDENQVIKIFPLVGGNVEEVDVELGDNVKKGQKLAVIRSGEVADFEREMIQAQSDLLIAKKNLTSTEDLYESQLVPERDVITARQMVDKAQAEVSRVKEIFSIYGLGKSTNYVVKSPINGFIIDKNVNRGMQLRSDNTESLFTVGQIADVWVMANVNESDIPRIKLGMPAEVRTISFPDEVFKGKVDKIYNVLDPETRAMRIRIQLQNVGFRLKPEMHATVSLNFAEDIKMQAVPSQAIIFDRSKNWVLVFTSPSKIEARSVDVYRTVTNRAYISAGLKDGERVISRNQLLVYNAINE, encoded by the coding sequence ATGAAAAATTCCCTGTATATCGTCATCCTTGCTACCGCCTGTACCTGGCTGACTTCCTGTGAAAAAAAGACCGACGCGCCTGTAGATTCCAAGGCATTCATGCTGTCGGACACGATGATGCACCGGATCAAGCTGGATACCGTGATAACCGAACCCGTGCGGAACGAGCTGACGCTGGTAGGTAAGGTGGTACCCGACGAGAACCAGGTGATCAAGATATTTCCCCTGGTGGGCGGTAATGTGGAAGAGGTGGACGTTGAGCTGGGCGACAATGTAAAAAAAGGCCAGAAGCTGGCAGTGATCCGCTCGGGCGAAGTCGCTGACTTTGAGCGTGAAATGATCCAGGCGCAGTCGGATCTGCTGATTGCCAAGAAAAATCTTACATCTACCGAAGACTTGTATGAAAGCCAGCTGGTACCTGAGCGGGATGTGATTACAGCCCGGCAGATGGTGGACAAGGCTCAGGCCGAGGTGAGCAGGGTGAAGGAGATTTTCTCCATTTACGGGTTAGGCAAATCCACCAACTACGTCGTAAAGTCGCCGATCAATGGATTTATCATTGATAAAAATGTAAACCGGGGCATGCAGCTCCGCTCGGACAATACGGAGAGCCTCTTTACCGTAGGCCAGATCGCCGATGTGTGGGTGATGGCCAATGTGAATGAAAGCGACATTCCGCGCATCAAACTCGGTATGCCCGCAGAAGTACGTACCATCAGCTTTCCCGACGAAGTTTTTAAAGGGAAAGTGGACAAGATTTACAATGTCCTCGACCCCGAGACCCGCGCCATGCGCATCCGCATTCAGCTGCAAAACGTGGGCTTCCGCCTTAAACCCGAAATGCATGCAACCGTATCGCTGAACTTCGCAGAAGATATCAAAATGCAGGCAGTACCCTCCCAGGCCATCATTTTCGACCGCAGTAAAAACTGGGTGCTGGTATTCACAAGTCCCAGCAAGATCGAAGCCCGGTCCGTGGACGTATACCGCACCGTTACCAACCGCGCCTACATCAGCGCCGGCCTCAAAGACGGCGAGCGGGTGATATCCAGGAATCAGTTGCTGGTTTATAATGCGATTAATGAGTGA
- the rpoN gene encoding RNA polymerase factor sigma-54, whose translation MQRQTQTQRQTLKYSPLQIQMLNLLHLTTMELEQRIKEELEENPILEEGKEENAAEETADEFEDPNDTLGAGEDNSVQDYYDWDEFRDDDVPDYKTYANNQAPDNELYTRPVVEAISFRDDLKQQVHFLQLDERQQLIADFILDSLDEDGFLRRESDVIADDISFANSMFIEGDEVNMLLKLIQQLDPPGIAAKDLRECLLIQLNRLENRDDTWHSAYRIVSDAFDELGSRNYDKIMRITGLDEECLKKAIQVITTLNPKPASGLRNDSIINESIKPDFMLWYTEDGEIEVQLTWGNSPALRLNKLFTQMAEQKNDKATNQFLKNKMNSAKWFIDAIKQRENTMLSTLKAIVRLQYDYFQSGDVKKLRPMILKDVAEIINMDISTVSRVTTNKYVQTPFGIVLLKDLFTEGVTNEDGTEVSNREIQEAIREIVAAEDKRHPYNDQQITDMLSEKGYSVARRTVAKYREQMNIPTARLRVTI comes from the coding sequence ATGCAAAGACAGACGCAGACGCAAAGACAGACATTAAAATACTCCCCATTGCAAATTCAGATGCTGAACCTTCTGCATTTGACAACCATGGAGCTTGAACAGAGAATTAAGGAGGAGTTGGAGGAAAATCCGATCCTGGAAGAAGGAAAGGAAGAAAATGCCGCAGAAGAGACTGCTGACGAGTTTGAAGACCCCAATGATACGCTGGGAGCCGGTGAGGATAACAGTGTTCAGGATTATTATGACTGGGATGAGTTCAGGGATGATGATGTTCCCGATTACAAAACGTATGCAAACAACCAGGCTCCGGATAATGAACTATATACACGTCCGGTTGTTGAGGCCATCTCATTCCGCGATGACCTTAAACAGCAGGTGCATTTCCTGCAGCTTGATGAACGCCAGCAGCTGATTGCCGACTTTATACTTGATTCGCTAGACGAGGATGGATTTCTGCGCCGCGAGAGTGATGTGATTGCAGATGACATTTCATTTGCCAATAGTATGTTTATCGAGGGGGATGAGGTGAACATGCTCCTCAAACTGATTCAGCAGCTCGATCCTCCCGGCATTGCAGCGAAAGACCTGCGGGAATGTCTGCTGATCCAGCTCAACCGCCTTGAAAACCGGGATGATACCTGGCACTCGGCCTACCGCATTGTATCCGACGCTTTTGATGAGCTTGGTTCGCGCAATTACGATAAGATCATGCGCATCACGGGTCTGGACGAGGAATGCCTGAAAAAAGCCATCCAGGTTATTACCACGCTTAACCCCAAGCCTGCATCCGGCCTGCGCAATGACTCGATCATCAATGAAAGCATCAAGCCCGACTTTATGCTCTGGTATACCGAGGACGGCGAGATAGAAGTACAGCTTACCTGGGGCAACAGCCCGGCGCTGCGGCTCAACAAGCTTTTCACGCAGATGGCCGAGCAGAAGAACGATAAGGCGACCAACCAGTTCCTGAAAAACAAGATGAACTCGGCTAAGTGGTTTATCGACGCCATCAAACAGCGCGAAAATACCATGCTGAGCACGCTGAAAGCGATTGTGAGGCTGCAATATGACTACTTCCAGTCCGGGGATGTGAAAAAGCTGCGTCCGATGATTCTGAAAGATGTGGCGGAAATTATCAACATGGACATCAGTACCGTGTCCCGGGTTACTACCAACAAATATGTACAGACGCCTTTCGGCATCGTACTCCTCAAAGATCTTTTTACCGAAGGGGTGACCAATGAGGATGGTACCGAAGTATCGAACCGGGAAATTCAGGAAGCAATCCGTGAGATTGTGGCCGCCGAAGACAAGCGTCATCCCTACAACGACCAGCAGATTACCGATATGCTGTCAGAAAAAGGATATTCGGTAGCAAGGCGGACTGTGGCCAAATACCGTGAACAGATGAACATACCCACTGCCCGGTTAAGGGTAACTATATAG
- a CDS encoding sigma-54-dependent transcriptional regulator has translation MKKIVVVDDEADICFLLKRFLSKNDFIVETAQNGKDGLALIDSVSPDLVMTDFRLGDITGTDLLTTIKTKRPNLPVLIITGYSDIKVAVNVMKLGAYDYITKPLFPDEILVTVKKAIADAESRKDEEHEYQAAATTSSSSTTTDVAKPARRMSARSKAGYILGNSEISENLFKQVDLVAPTNFSVIIYGESGSGKEAIAQEIHNRSKRKDMPFVAMDCGAISKELAGSELFGHEKGSFTGALQTKIGHFELANGGTLFLDEVSNLSYEIQVALLRVVQERKMRRIGGSKEIDLDVRIIVASNERLLDSAKSGKFREDLYYRFNEFTIEVPALRNRKDDLMLFAGSFLESTNAELSKNVTGFSEDVKNDFLNYSWPGNLRELKNVIKRATLLSDGELIEQKSLPFEIVNYRKLKDLDDEPVAAATSISGLAESAENDDTKPSLKSVANEAEYDMIMQVLRDVNFNKSKAARLLNIDRKTLYNKMKQFDI, from the coding sequence ATGAAAAAAATTGTTGTTGTTGATGATGAGGCAGATATATGCTTCCTGTTGAAAAGATTTTTGTCAAAAAATGATTTTATCGTTGAAACCGCGCAAAACGGAAAGGACGGTCTCGCGCTTATTGACTCAGTTTCGCCTGATCTGGTAATGACAGATTTCCGGCTTGGTGATATTACCGGAACGGATCTTCTCACAACTATTAAAACCAAACGTCCCAACCTGCCTGTACTCATTATTACGGGGTACTCGGATATCAAAGTGGCAGTGAATGTCATGAAGCTGGGTGCGTATGATTATATCACAAAGCCCCTTTTTCCCGACGAGATCCTGGTGACCGTCAAAAAGGCCATTGCCGATGCCGAGTCGCGGAAGGATGAAGAGCATGAGTACCAGGCGGCTGCCACTACCAGCAGCAGCAGTACCACCACCGATGTAGCGAAACCTGCACGGAGGATGAGTGCCCGCAGCAAGGCAGGCTACATTCTTGGTAACAGTGAAATTTCAGAAAACCTTTTCAAGCAGGTGGACCTGGTGGCGCCTACCAATTTCAGCGTGATTATTTACGGCGAAAGCGGCTCCGGAAAAGAGGCGATTGCACAGGAAATTCACAATCGCTCCAAGAGAAAAGACATGCCGTTTGTGGCCATGGACTGCGGTGCGATCTCCAAGGAGCTGGCAGGCAGCGAGTTGTTCGGACACGAAAAAGGATCTTTTACAGGTGCATTGCAAACCAAGATCGGGCATTTTGAGCTGGCTAATGGTGGCACTTTGTTTCTTGATGAAGTATCAAACCTTTCTTACGAAATTCAGGTAGCACTGCTCCGCGTAGTTCAGGAGCGTAAAATGCGCCGGATCGGCGGCAGCAAGGAGATCGATCTTGACGTGCGGATTATCGTGGCAAGTAACGAGCGGCTGCTGGATTCAGCCAAAAGCGGTAAGTTCCGGGAAGACCTTTATTACCGGTTCAACGAATTTACCATTGAGGTACCTGCTCTCCGGAACCGTAAAGATGATCTGATGCTTTTTGCAGGGTCATTCCTGGAAAGTACCAATGCCGAGCTCAGCAAGAATGTGACGGGTTTTTCGGAGGATGTCAAAAACGATTTCCTGAACTACTCATGGCCGGGTAACCTGCGTGAGCTGAAAAACGTCATCAAAAGAGCTACACTCCTTTCGGATGGTGAGCTGATCGAGCAAAAGTCGCTTCCATTTGAAATCGTAAATTACCGCAAGCTCAAAGACCTGGACGATGAGCCCGTAGCTGCGGCAACCAGCATTTCGGGCCTGGCAGAAAGCGCAGAAAATGACGACACAAAGCCCAGTCTGAAATCTGTGGCTAACGAAGCCGAGTACGACATGATCATGCAGGTGTTGCGGGATGTCAATTTTAATAAAAGCAAAGCCGCTCGTTTATTGAACATCGACAGAAAGACGCTTTATAATAAAATGAAGCAATTCGATATCTGA
- a CDS encoding YtxH domain-containing protein, producing the protein MSTNNALLGIIAAAVAGTVIGLLIAPEDGQETRKKIKKKTNSLASDLIDALERSKDQAAEKVQDLKAQGKAYKDTAVDKAEEYKEAAQDEINKY; encoded by the coding sequence ATGTCAACGAACAATGCACTTCTAGGAATTATTGCAGCGGCGGTAGCCGGTACAGTAATCGGACTATTGATCGCGCCTGAAGACGGTCAGGAAACAAGAAAGAAAATCAAGAAGAAAACAAATTCACTTGCAAGCGACCTGATTGACGCGCTGGAAAGAAGCAAAGATCAGGCAGCTGAAAAGGTACAGGACCTGAAAGCACAGGGGAAAGCATATAAAGATACTGCGGTAGACAAGGCAGAAGAATACAAAGAAGCTGCGCAGGACGAAATTAACAAATACTGA